The Deinococcus humi genome has a segment encoding these proteins:
- a CDS encoding multidrug DMT transporter: MDTLKKAGAMLAHLDLFHQMLDLRGLLQLAAHMEERGDRVTLISGETITLIGAEMLSDAGVTTGKGARIEAATAYRVLQGLKGHDAPEYAVTREELGALNARAVSELEGGDALRAFADTLARIGAAGAAAAPAPTPAAETPAERPGRGRRAAETEGNPSEQPAA; encoded by the coding sequence ATGGATACCCTCAAGAAAGCAGGTGCGATGCTGGCCCACCTCGACCTCTTCCACCAGATGCTCGATCTCCGGGGGCTGTTGCAACTGGCCGCCCACATGGAGGAGCGCGGCGACCGCGTGACCCTGATCAGCGGCGAGACCATCACCCTGATCGGCGCGGAGATGCTCAGCGACGCGGGCGTGACCACCGGCAAGGGGGCCAGAATCGAGGCCGCCACCGCGTACCGGGTGTTGCAGGGCCTCAAGGGCCACGACGCCCCGGAATACGCCGTGACCCGTGAGGAACTGGGCGCACTGAACGCCCGCGCCGTGTCCGAGCTGGAAGGTGGGGACGCCCTGCGCGCCTTTGCCGATACGCTGGCACGCATCGGGGCGGCTGGTGCAGCCGCGGCCCCAGCCCCCACGCCCGCAGCCGAGACCCCTGCCGAGCGTCCGGGCCGTGGACGCCGCGCCGCCGAGACCGAGGGCAACCCTTCCGAACAGCCTGCCGCGTAA